A single region of the Polyangiaceae bacterium genome encodes:
- a CDS encoding chemotaxis protein CheW, translating into MTAQPEPAESLDRCISVRVAGALYGLRVEEVQEVIGTRPITRVFHAPAALAGVTSLRGDVLPVLDLGVLLGGDGGLASTPEVRIVVVREKAGARRRAGLRVDALGGLRDLPPEGLAPVPTTAAERVRDLAIGVIASPPPCTVLGVSALFDAPELAALAGGEADAP; encoded by the coding sequence ATGACGGCGCAGCCAGAGCCCGCGGAGAGTCTCGATCGCTGTATCAGCGTGCGGGTCGCCGGCGCGCTGTACGGCCTGCGCGTGGAGGAAGTGCAGGAAGTGATCGGCACGCGGCCCATCACGCGGGTGTTCCACGCGCCGGCGGCTCTTGCCGGCGTCACGAGCCTGCGCGGTGACGTGCTGCCGGTGCTCGACCTCGGGGTGCTGCTGGGGGGCGACGGCGGCTTGGCGTCCACGCCGGAAGTGCGCATCGTCGTGGTGCGCGAGAAGGCGGGGGCGCGCCGGCGCGCCGGCTTGCGCGTCGACGCCCTGGGCGGCCTGCGCGATTTGCCGCCGGAGGGCCTCGCGCCGGTGCCCACCACCGCCGCGGAGCGGGTGCGCGATCTCGCCATCGGTGTGATCGCGTCGCCGCCGCCCTGCACGGTGCTCGGCGTCTCGGCGTTGTTCGACGCGCCGGAGCTGGCGGCGCTGGCGGGGGGCGAGGCGGACGCGCCGTGA
- a CDS encoding chemotaxis protein, which yields MSDPVRRRAHGDVLELLERRHGFGVRGSGCPAWVSARLDRALDALAPEGGGTLDGAVDILRRDPGRLAELAEVLRVGETRFYRDPPQWRALEERVLPSLGERVRAVSVGCSTGEEAWTLGMVLDRARGKGYRVVGMDRSEVAVESADSGAYPREDARHLPSDLAERYLEPHADAVRVKAALRESVSFTVRDAMVGPPPGHWEIILCKNVLIYFGDEAAERAVQLMLRGLAEGGVLMVAKSEVPRVRALGHRAEELAPGVTVFRS from the coding sequence GTGAGCGACCCGGTGCGCCGCCGCGCGCACGGCGACGTGCTCGAGCTCTTGGAACGCCGTCACGGCTTCGGCGTGCGCGGGTCGGGCTGTCCGGCGTGGGTGAGCGCGCGGCTGGATCGCGCCTTGGACGCCCTCGCGCCGGAGGGCGGCGGCACGCTGGACGGCGCCGTGGACATCCTGCGGCGCGATCCCGGGCGCCTCGCGGAGCTGGCGGAAGTGCTGCGCGTGGGCGAGACGCGCTTCTATCGCGACCCGCCGCAGTGGCGCGCCCTGGAGGAGCGCGTGCTGCCGAGCTTGGGCGAGCGGGTGCGCGCGGTGTCCGTCGGTTGCTCCACGGGGGAAGAGGCGTGGACCCTCGGGATGGTGCTCGATAGGGCGCGCGGCAAGGGCTACCGCGTGGTGGGCATGGACCGCAGCGAGGTGGCGGTGGAGAGCGCCGACAGCGGCGCCTACCCGCGAGAGGACGCGCGACATCTTCCGTCGGACCTCGCCGAGCGCTACCTCGAGCCTCACGCCGACGCCGTGCGGGTGAAGGCCGCATTGCGGGAAAGCGTGAGCTTCACCGTGCGCGACGCCATGGTCGGTCCGCCTCCGGGGCACTGGGAGATCATCCTGTGCAAGAACGTGCTCATCTACTTCGGGGACGAAGCCGCGGAGCGCGCGGTGCAGCTCATGCTGCGCGGCTTGGCCGAAGGCGGCGTGCTGATGGTCGCCAAGAGCGAGGTGCCGCGGGTCCGCGCCCTGGGGCATCGCGCCGAAGAGCTGGCGCCCGGGGTGACGGTGTTTCGCAGTTAG
- a CDS encoding thiazole synthase: protein MTTEDLLHIGDLTFRSRLFVGTGKYKSVDETREALEASGAEIVTVALRRVDLKDRSAGSMMELVTSKRWTILPNTAGCFSAEEAVRTLRLARELGIADLVKLEVIGDAKTLYPDNEQTLEAAKILVKEGFTVLPYCMDDPIVCKKLEDIGCAAVMPLAAPIGSGLGIRNPYNLRIILEQAKVPVIVDAGVGTASDAAVAMELGCHGVLMNTAIAAAKEPVLMAKAMCEAVSAGRKAFLAGRMPKKLYATASSPEQGVIE from the coding sequence ATGACCACGGAAGACCTGCTTCACATCGGAGACCTCACGTTTCGCTCGCGCTTGTTCGTGGGCACCGGCAAGTACAAGAGCGTGGACGAGACGCGCGAGGCGCTGGAGGCCTCCGGCGCGGAGATCGTCACCGTGGCCCTTCGCCGGGTGGACCTGAAAGACCGCAGCGCGGGCTCGATGATGGAGCTCGTGACCAGCAAGCGTTGGACGATCTTGCCCAACACCGCGGGCTGCTTCAGCGCGGAAGAGGCCGTACGCACGCTGCGCCTCGCCCGCGAGCTGGGCATCGCGGATCTGGTCAAGCTCGAGGTCATCGGCGACGCCAAGACGCTGTATCCGGACAACGAGCAGACGCTGGAGGCCGCCAAGATCCTGGTGAAGGAAGGCTTCACCGTGCTGCCCTACTGCATGGACGATCCCATCGTGTGCAAGAAGCTCGAGGACATCGGCTGCGCCGCGGTGATGCCGCTGGCGGCGCCCATCGGTTCGGGGCTGGGCATTCGCAATCCCTACAACCTGCGCATCATCCTGGAGCAGGCGAAGGTGCCGGTGATCGTGGACGCCGGCGTGGGCACCGCCAGTGACGCGGCCGTGGCCATGGAGCTCGGCTGTCACGGCGTGCTGATGAACACCGCCATCGCCGCTGCCAAGGAGCCGGTGCTCATGGCCAAGGCCATGTGTGAGGCAGTGAGCGCCGGTCGCAAGGCGTTCCTCGCCGGGCGCATGCCCAAGAAGCTGTACGCCACCGCTTCCAGCCCGGAACAAGGCGTGATCGAGTGA
- a CDS encoding MFS transporter: MSTPLSAYQKRLFVFLSVATFFEGYDYLALTQILPNLREEMHISEASAGLLVAGINTGTVLAYLLVRRADRWGRRRVLKATIVGYTICTFLTGLSPNVWAFALFQMAARVFLIGEWATSTVMAAEEYPADRRGMVIGVVGAFSSLGSIVCAGVVPLLLKTPWGWRTVYFVGILPLIILARARKDLKETQRFQEQVGEAESRSIFEVMRTPYRRRILELGAIWFLTYICTQNAVTFWKEFAVHERHMSDGEVGGAIALAAVASMPLVFYAGRLIDVVGRHIGALIIFTLGAAGVFLSYTLHGRWPLTGALVFGIFGASAVLPVLNAYNAELFPTKYRGDAFAWSNNLIGRIGYVLSPAAVGWAAESVGWGTAVRVTTVFPLIAVLLIFVLLPETKQRELEETATL, from the coding sequence GTGAGCACGCCGCTTTCGGCGTACCAGAAGCGGCTGTTCGTCTTTCTCAGCGTCGCCACGTTCTTCGAAGGCTACGACTACCTCGCGCTCACCCAGATCCTCCCGAACTTGCGGGAGGAGATGCACATCAGCGAGGCCTCCGCGGGATTGCTCGTCGCCGGGATCAACACCGGGACCGTGCTGGCTTATTTGTTGGTCCGGCGCGCTGACCGCTGGGGACGCCGGCGCGTCCTGAAGGCGACCATCGTCGGCTACACCATTTGCACCTTTCTCACGGGCCTGTCCCCCAACGTGTGGGCCTTCGCGCTGTTCCAGATGGCGGCGCGGGTGTTCTTGATCGGCGAGTGGGCGACCAGCACGGTGATGGCGGCGGAGGAGTACCCCGCGGACCGTCGCGGCATGGTGATCGGCGTGGTCGGCGCCTTCAGCAGCTTGGGATCGATCGTGTGTGCCGGCGTGGTGCCCCTGCTTCTGAAGACACCGTGGGGTTGGCGCACCGTATACTTCGTGGGCATCTTGCCGCTCATCATCCTGGCCCGGGCGCGCAAGGATTTGAAGGAGACGCAACGCTTCCAGGAACAGGTGGGCGAGGCAGAGAGCCGCTCGATATTCGAGGTGATGCGCACGCCGTATCGCCGCCGCATCCTGGAGCTCGGCGCCATCTGGTTTCTGACCTACATCTGCACCCAGAACGCCGTCACGTTCTGGAAAGAGTTCGCGGTGCACGAGCGGCACATGAGCGATGGCGAAGTGGGCGGCGCCATCGCCCTGGCCGCGGTGGCCAGCATGCCGTTGGTGTTCTACGCCGGGAGGCTCATCGATGTGGTGGGCCGTCACATCGGCGCGCTGATCATCTTCACCTTGGGCGCCGCCGGCGTGTTCCTGAGCTACACGCTGCACGGCCGCTGGCCGCTGACCGGGGCGCTGGTGTTCGGCATCTTCGGCGCCAGCGCGGTGCTGCCGGTGCTGAACGCCTACAACGCGGAGCTGTTCCCCACGAAGTACCGCGGGGACGCCTTCGCGTGGTCCAACAATCTCATCGGCCGCATCGGCTACGTGCTGTCACCGGCGGCAGTGGGCTGGGCGGCGGAGAGCGTGGGGTGGGGGACCGCGGTGCGGGTGACCACGGTGTTTCCGCTGATCGCCGTGCTGCTCATCTTCGTGCTGCTGCCGGAGACCAAGCAACGCGAGCTGGAAGAGACGGCCACGCTGTGA
- the vanZ gene encoding VanZ family protein: protein MAVFYGGAMRGSAVPLAEFRWGDKALHALAFAGMQIAMLRAVRFGAPELSPAKQRLLSLALVVAVGGLLELYQLGLPHRSAELADWLADTVGAALVFAVQGGVARRGDPAASQQS from the coding sequence ATGGCGGTGTTCTACGGCGGTGCCATGCGCGGCAGCGCGGTGCCCCTGGCGGAGTTTCGCTGGGGGGACAAAGCGTTACACGCCCTGGCCTTCGCGGGCATGCAGATCGCGATGCTGCGCGCCGTACGCTTCGGCGCGCCGGAGCTTTCTCCGGCGAAGCAGCGGCTGCTCTCCCTGGCGCTGGTCGTCGCCGTGGGCGGCTTGCTCGAGCTGTACCAGCTCGGTCTGCCGCACCGCTCCGCGGAGCTCGCGGATTGGCTCGCCGACACAGTCGGTGCCGCGCTGGTGTTCGCGGTGCAGGGCGGCGTTGCGCGCCGCGGCGATCCCGCGGCTAGCCAACAATCCTGA
- a CDS encoding thiamine phosphate synthase: MIAPRLIVVTDTTRGGDMVRRITEVCVRARGGTVLVQLRDKELGARQRLELGRELRAITRRTGQLLAVNDRIDLADLLDADALHLGEQSVGVDDARKLWGERSVLRASHDPSAGAGGADGVVLSPIIAPRHGAPALGLAALQKARSALGRVRLFALGGVDAGSARACLDAGADGVAVIGAVLDGQDDGPLLAALGTLTS, from the coding sequence GTGATCGCTCCGCGGCTCATCGTCGTTACCGACACCACCCGGGGCGGGGACATGGTTCGACGCATCACGGAGGTGTGTGTGCGGGCGCGGGGCGGCACGGTGCTGGTGCAGCTGCGGGACAAGGAGCTGGGAGCGCGCCAGCGGCTCGAGCTCGGTCGGGAGCTTCGCGCCATCACCCGGCGCACCGGACAGCTCCTGGCGGTGAACGATCGCATCGACCTCGCCGACCTGCTCGACGCTGACGCGCTCCATCTCGGGGAGCAGAGTGTGGGCGTGGATGACGCCCGCAAGCTGTGGGGCGAGCGCAGCGTGCTCCGGGCGAGCCACGACCCGAGCGCGGGCGCCGGGGGTGCGGACGGCGTGGTGCTCTCGCCCATCATCGCCCCGCGGCACGGGGCCCCCGCGCTGGGTCTCGCAGCCCTCCAAAAGGCGCGTTCGGCCCTCGGGCGGGTGAGGCTTTTTGCCCTGGGCGGCGTGGACGCAGGCAGCGCTCGGGCCTGTTTGGACGCAGGAGCCGACGGTGTCGCCGTGATCGGGGCGGTGCTGGATGGACAAGACGATGGGCCGTTGCTCGCTGCGCTGGGTACACTGACGTCATGA
- a CDS encoding response regulator, whose product MSSGPPTVLIVDDDPLALRAAKRVLEASGFQVETSDSPIGVSILIRKHKPALIVLDFNMPAMDGQRLAQVLGQLPEVQDLPIIFHSGMDEALLYEATKHVPHSTFVSKGDGPTALVAAAVRSLKMSNPHASGAFRLDLPKKDSDQ is encoded by the coding sequence ATGAGCTCTGGGCCGCCCACCGTCCTGATCGTGGACGACGATCCCCTCGCGCTGCGAGCGGCGAAGCGCGTGCTGGAGGCGAGCGGCTTTCAGGTGGAAACCAGTGACTCGCCCATCGGCGTGTCCATTCTCATCCGCAAGCACAAGCCGGCGCTCATCGTGCTCGACTTCAACATGCCGGCCATGGACGGTCAGCGCCTGGCGCAGGTTCTGGGACAGCTGCCCGAGGTGCAAGATCTGCCCATCATCTTTCACTCCGGCATGGACGAGGCGCTGCTCTACGAGGCAACGAAGCACGTGCCCCACTCCACCTTCGTGAGCAAGGGCGATGGCCCCACGGCGTTGGTGGCGGCGGCGGTCCGCTCGCTCAAGATGTCGAACCCCCACGCCAGCGGCGCTTTCCGGCTCGATCTGCCCAAGAAAGACTCGGATCAGTAG
- a CDS encoding winged helix-turn-helix transcriptional regulator, whose protein sequence is MAAANTLESLLFSGDYDAVLELTAASQAAADMPAMVGALALSGRLDEAESAFARLAGEAEPEALAQARFFVVAGLCHAGRVPRALRLAREVHREVRAPSSRRTFWACQGFALIRYFQGRFHLARRFARRALNAAIECAFPYARFLALDLCGHISVQTGEVFAGLRLMEQAEALARALGYEANAATLKVMRTVYELRFLVRPVDEAIALASRTLDAEGVSYFGRRNGLIELGNMQTLRGHFAAARETLDAARRIALPGNDRRGKIRWALAMALHTALARGGGDLDAARAEASEELMLLAELAFIEAVFFPDSARQHRDDIIRLALHTGIQRAKIAATFVTDAATSNALSVEDGLSRTLLQCREQGDPALRIECIVDAGLLGLLPWALGRPPKQRVVVAATRLVSETSDGINVAELPSRPSVRVLFALQNGYQSRERLLESIWGISRFVPQRHVPVLHTAVSRLRVALGPGEWVLTHDDGYSLAPDVEVVDLAGLQGPTPATVPPPPSDSDRVVELLRAQGSCSSSDVASALGISASAALRLLRRLTELGDVAREGGGRSTRYSLARP, encoded by the coding sequence GTGGCTGCCGCTAACACCTTGGAGTCCTTGCTCTTTTCGGGCGACTACGACGCCGTTCTGGAGCTCACCGCCGCGTCGCAGGCCGCCGCCGACATGCCCGCGATGGTGGGTGCTTTGGCCCTGAGCGGCCGCTTGGACGAGGCCGAGAGCGCCTTCGCCCGCCTTGCCGGCGAGGCCGAGCCGGAAGCCTTGGCCCAGGCGCGATTCTTCGTGGTTGCCGGTCTTTGTCACGCAGGCCGGGTCCCGCGCGCTCTGCGGCTCGCTCGCGAGGTACACCGCGAGGTCCGAGCGCCCAGCTCGCGGCGCACGTTCTGGGCGTGCCAGGGTTTCGCGCTCATCCGCTACTTCCAGGGGAGGTTTCATCTGGCGCGCCGGTTCGCCCGCCGGGCGTTGAACGCAGCGATCGAGTGCGCGTTTCCCTACGCTCGCTTCCTCGCCCTCGATCTGTGTGGACATATCTCGGTTCAGACGGGCGAGGTGTTCGCCGGACTGCGGCTGATGGAGCAGGCCGAGGCATTGGCCCGTGCGCTGGGCTACGAGGCCAACGCGGCGACCCTGAAGGTCATGCGGACCGTGTACGAGCTTCGCTTTCTGGTTCGGCCCGTGGATGAAGCCATCGCCCTTGCGTCCCGAACGTTGGACGCGGAAGGCGTCAGCTACTTCGGCCGCCGCAACGGATTGATCGAGCTGGGAAACATGCAGACGTTGCGCGGTCACTTCGCGGCGGCTCGGGAGACTCTGGACGCTGCCCGGCGCATCGCCCTGCCGGGGAACGACCGCCGAGGGAAGATCCGCTGGGCTCTCGCCATGGCGCTGCATACCGCGCTTGCACGCGGTGGTGGTGACTTGGACGCGGCTCGGGCGGAGGCTAGCGAGGAGCTGATGCTGCTGGCGGAGCTGGCGTTCATCGAAGCCGTCTTCTTCCCGGATTCCGCGCGCCAGCATCGCGACGACATCATCCGATTGGCACTTCATACGGGCATCCAACGCGCGAAGATAGCCGCGACGTTCGTCACGGACGCTGCGACCTCGAATGCGCTGAGCGTGGAAGACGGATTGAGCCGCACGCTGTTGCAGTGCAGGGAGCAGGGGGATCCCGCTCTTCGCATCGAGTGCATCGTCGACGCGGGGCTATTGGGTCTGCTGCCGTGGGCGCTGGGCCGCCCGCCGAAACAGCGCGTCGTGGTCGCCGCCACGCGGTTGGTCAGTGAGACGAGCGACGGCATCAACGTGGCGGAGCTCCCGAGTCGACCGTCCGTGCGTGTGCTCTTTGCGCTGCAGAACGGCTACCAGTCGCGAGAGCGGCTGCTGGAGTCCATTTGGGGCATCAGTCGCTTCGTGCCGCAGCGCCATGTGCCGGTGCTTCATACCGCCGTATCGCGATTGCGCGTCGCGCTGGGTCCTGGGGAATGGGTGCTGACCCATGACGATGGCTACTCTTTGGCACCAGATGTCGAGGTCGTGGATCTTGCCGGGCTGCAGGGCCCGACACCCGCCACGGTTCCCCCACCTCCCAGCGACAGCGATCGGGTAGTGGAGCTCTTGCGCGCGCAGGGCAGTTGCAGCTCGAGCGATGTCGCGAGCGCCTTGGGCATCAGCGCCTCCGCCGCCTTGCGCTTGCTGCGGCGGCTCACGGAGCTTGGCGATGTCGCCCGCGAAGGCGGCGGACGGTCCACCCGTTACAGCTTGGCAAGACCCTGA
- a CDS encoding ATP-binding protein, protein MFVGRHRELAVLNDAWSAPGGALIPVYGRRRVGKSELVLEHLKGKPGIYYLGKKAPAALQLAELAREAARTLGQPLLEHVTGSWKELLVAIEDQHRGPDKLVVVLDELQWIVESSPELPSVLQELWDRRWKGSGKVMLILCGSLIGFMEREVLGKKSPLFGRRTAQILLRPFDYVEAAHFHPRWSRVDQARARFVCGGVPFYLRLFDANASLEKNIERQLLDEYAPLYREPEFLLREELRDVHNYHAVLRAIAAGTNSARDIARQSGIEERSLHYYLGQLAELGYVARRYPLTGAKPTARSVRFVLEDPLLRFWFRFVFPNGSYIQQMGPARAFRDRIKPDLDAYFGTCFERLCREALPRLYAREGVNAAFEIGEYWSREVQIDVVGLRDDGWTDLGECKWGSVRSHTALEAELEARVEKYPNRRNATIGRRFFVRELPKGKRADNGWHDLENLYRT, encoded by the coding sequence GTGTTTGTCGGCAGACACCGTGAGCTGGCCGTGCTGAACGACGCTTGGTCAGCGCCGGGCGGAGCGCTGATCCCCGTCTATGGGCGCCGCCGGGTGGGCAAGAGCGAGCTGGTCCTGGAGCATCTCAAGGGCAAGCCGGGCATCTACTATCTGGGCAAGAAGGCGCCGGCCGCGCTGCAGCTCGCGGAGCTGGCGCGGGAAGCGGCCCGCACCCTCGGCCAGCCCCTCCTCGAGCACGTCACGGGCTCCTGGAAGGAGCTGCTCGTGGCCATCGAGGACCAGCACCGCGGGCCGGACAAGCTCGTGGTGGTGCTGGACGAGCTGCAGTGGATCGTCGAGAGCAGCCCGGAGCTGCCGTCGGTGTTGCAAGAGCTGTGGGACCGGCGCTGGAAGGGCTCGGGCAAGGTGATGTTGATCTTGTGCGGGTCGCTCATCGGCTTCATGGAGCGCGAGGTGCTGGGCAAGAAGAGCCCGCTGTTCGGCCGGCGCACCGCGCAGATCCTGCTTCGACCTTTCGACTACGTGGAGGCCGCGCACTTCCACCCGCGCTGGTCTCGCGTGGACCAAGCGCGGGCGCGCTTCGTGTGTGGGGGAGTGCCCTTCTACCTGCGGCTTTTCGACGCCAACGCGTCCCTGGAGAAGAACATCGAGCGGCAGCTGCTCGACGAGTACGCGCCGCTGTATCGCGAGCCGGAGTTCTTGCTGCGGGAAGAACTGCGGGACGTTCATAATTACCACGCCGTACTGCGCGCCATCGCTGCGGGCACCAACAGCGCGCGGGACATCGCGCGCCAGAGCGGCATCGAAGAGCGCAGCTTGCACTACTACCTGGGGCAGCTGGCGGAGCTCGGCTACGTGGCGCGCCGCTACCCGCTCACGGGAGCGAAGCCCACTGCCCGCAGCGTGCGCTTCGTGCTGGAAGATCCGCTGCTCCGCTTCTGGTTTCGCTTCGTGTTTCCGAACGGCAGCTACATCCAGCAGATGGGTCCGGCGCGGGCCTTTCGCGATCGCATCAAGCCGGACCTCGACGCCTACTTTGGTACCTGTTTCGAACGGCTCTGCCGCGAAGCGTTGCCTCGGCTCTACGCGCGGGAGGGCGTGAACGCGGCGTTCGAGATCGGTGAGTACTGGAGCCGAGAGGTACAGATCGACGTGGTGGGCCTGAGGGACGATGGCTGGACGGATCTCGGCGAGTGCAAATGGGGAAGCGTGCGCTCGCACACGGCGCTCGAAGCGGAGCTCGAAGCGCGCGTGGAGAAGTACCCGAACCGTCGCAACGCTACCATCGGCCGGCGCTTCTTCGTGCGCGAGCTACCCAAGGGAAAGCGCGCCGACAACGGCTGGCACGATCTCGAGAACCTGTACCGAACGTAG
- a CDS encoding Na+/H+ antiporter codes for MHTEVVFVALFGVAAAVALMARRLRMPYTVALVAAGLLLGHYKTIGAPHLTKSLLYAIFLPGLLFEAAYHLEFDDFWRNKVAIHALAIPGLLAAIGLTAVILTPVANALHFVQDFELMDAAIFASLIAATDPIAVVGLFKTMGAPRRLSVLVEGESLLNDGTAVVVFAMVLSVATGTSLTVSSALLEFARVAGLGLFVGALSGYGISKIIQRVDDPMIEITLTSIAAYGSFLVAEELHVSGVIATVVAGMLCGNYAARTGMSPTTRIAVESFWEYVAFALNSIVFLLVGLEVHIDSLLASWKAIIVAWLAVMVARAVVMGIVGAALSRTRERVPPRWAAVLTWGGLRGALSMVLVLSLPQDFEHRELLVNMTFGVVLISILVQGVTMSPLLTRLGLVEKRHDRHEYETRKGALLAANAALAAIEQLSREHFAPEDVLDPLRKEYEDRVAQADANLHDLRLNHGQLHEEELEAAKRRLLLVEKDELLRSRRQGVLTEEAFERLIGDVDARLHGLEMSSDAPAPQSRNEPAPAPASDDATRGSAPASDDAARGSAPPSDDATRGSAPATDDAARGSAPDRQSE; via the coding sequence ATGCATACTGAAGTCGTCTTTGTCGCTCTGTTCGGTGTCGCCGCGGCCGTCGCGCTCATGGCACGACGGCTGCGCATGCCCTACACGGTGGCCCTGGTCGCCGCCGGCTTGCTCCTCGGCCACTACAAGACCATCGGCGCGCCGCACCTCACCAAGTCGCTGCTGTACGCGATCTTCCTACCAGGGCTCTTGTTCGAAGCCGCGTACCACCTCGAGTTCGACGACTTCTGGCGCAACAAAGTCGCCATCCACGCGCTGGCGATCCCGGGGCTCCTCGCCGCCATTGGCCTCACCGCCGTGATCCTGACGCCGGTGGCGAACGCGCTGCATTTCGTCCAAGACTTCGAGCTGATGGACGCCGCCATCTTCGCGTCCCTCATCGCCGCCACCGATCCCATCGCCGTGGTGGGCTTGTTCAAGACCATGGGCGCTCCCCGGCGCCTCAGCGTGCTGGTGGAGGGCGAGAGCCTCTTGAACGACGGCACCGCCGTGGTGGTGTTCGCCATGGTCCTGTCCGTGGCCACCGGCACGAGCCTCACCGTCTCGAGCGCCCTGCTCGAGTTCGCCCGCGTAGCCGGCCTCGGGCTCTTCGTGGGAGCGCTCTCGGGCTACGGCATCTCGAAGATCATCCAGCGCGTGGACGACCCGATGATCGAGATCACGCTCACGTCCATCGCCGCCTACGGCTCGTTCCTGGTGGCGGAAGAGCTGCACGTCTCCGGCGTGATCGCGACGGTGGTGGCCGGCATGCTGTGCGGCAACTACGCCGCGCGCACCGGCATGAGCCCGACCACGCGCATCGCCGTGGAGAGCTTCTGGGAGTACGTCGCCTTCGCGCTGAACTCGATCGTGTTCCTGCTCGTCGGCCTCGAGGTCCACATCGACTCGCTGCTCGCGTCGTGGAAGGCCATCATCGTCGCCTGGCTGGCGGTGATGGTGGCCCGGGCCGTCGTCATGGGCATCGTTGGGGCGGCCCTCAGCCGCACCCGCGAGCGGGTGCCCCCGCGCTGGGCCGCCGTGCTCACCTGGGGCGGCCTGCGCGGCGCGCTGAGCATGGTGCTCGTGCTCAGCCTGCCGCAGGACTTCGAGCATCGCGAGCTGCTGGTGAACATGACCTTCGGCGTGGTTCTGATCAGCATCCTGGTCCAGGGCGTGACCATGTCGCCGCTCCTCACGCGTCTCGGGCTGGTCGAAAAGCGACACGATCGCCACGAGTACGAGACCCGCAAGGGCGCCTTGCTCGCCGCCAACGCCGCCCTCGCCGCCATCGAGCAGCTCAGTCGCGAGCACTTCGCTCCGGAGGACGTGCTGGATCCGCTGCGCAAGGAGTACGAGGATCGCGTCGCGCAGGCGGACGCGAACCTGCACGACCTGCGGCTGAACCACGGGCAGCTCCACGAAGAAGAGCTGGAAGCGGCGAAGCGACGACTCTTGCTGGTGGAGAAGGACGAGCTGCTCCGTAGCCGTCGCCAAGGGGTGCTCACGGAAGAAGCCTTCGAGCGCCTGATCGGCGACGTGGACGCGCGGCTCCACGGCTTGGAAATGTCGAGCGACGCGCCCGCGCCGCAAAGCCGAAACGAGCCGGCGCCCGCGCCGGCCTCGGACGACGCGACACGAGGTTCCGCGCCGGCCTCGGACGACGCGGCGCGAGGTTCCGCGCCGCCCTCGGACGACGCGACACGAGGTTCCGCGCCGGCCACGGACGACGCGGCGCGAGGTTCCGCGCCGGACCGACAATCGGAGTAG